GCAACCGGATTTCCGGGAATCAGCCTTGGGAGAAGGAAATTGAGGCTGATCGCAACGTAGAAGGCTATCAGGTACCATACGAGTTTCTGCAGGATATATCGCATGAATCTGTTGCTGTGCATATACCTATTACACCCTCTCGGGGGAGAAGAGAGGCCGGCTGCAGGAATTCATGCCTCTCCTCTCGCCTATCTCCAGGTTTGAGCGTGACTCTGTCGCGCAGTACGATCCGGCCTACTGTTTTGCTTGATTTGCCTATTTCTTCGGTTTGATGATATAGAGTATCTTCACGCCCGCGAAGTTATGCTGAGGTGGCGCTGTCGGATTGTCATCGGTCGGGAAGCCAGTCCAATATGTTTCGTTGAATTCATAGAATTCCCATGGCCTGTATTCCAGCGGGATGATGGGGATATCCTTCATAAAGATCTGGTTGAGTTCCCGGTAGATCTCAGTCAGTTCCTTTTCGTCTGAAGTAGCTGCTGCTTTGTCTAGTAGTTCTCCTACCTTGGGGTTCGAATATCTATTATAGTTCCAGTATGCGACTTGGCCTACAGGCGGGACTCCCCTGATGTCCATTACATCTCTGAATCTCACCCAGGGATGCGCAGGGCTGTAGCCGCCGGCAGGGGTGTTCATCAATAGATCGAAATTCCCGGTGTTGCGATGATCGGTCCATACTGGGGCATCTGGATACTGGGTTCTGATCTCGATACCAACCTTCCTGGCGCTGGCGGCCACCACCTCGAGGCTGGTCATCCAGTCGGTCCAGCCATATGGGCACTCCGCAATGAATGGCCCGAGCCGCGTGCCATCAGGAAGCACATATATGCCATCAGGCCCTTTCTTTGCCTTGAGTTCCTTTTCAAGAATCTCGACAGCCTTCTGAGGATTGTATTCCCAGCCATACTTCTTCACATCATCGGCATTGAAATACTTCTTCTCAGGAACGCCTACAGGAATAAGCAGGCTGGATTGCGCTGGCGGAGAATATCGGGACATTGCGGTCTCCGCGATCTTTTCATAATCTATAGCATACGCAAGGGCGCGGCGTACCTGTGGCAGATCTAGTGGATGTTTGTGAATGTTGATGAAGAGCGAAGGGATAGACGCTGGTATATGGTATGGGCTCTTCTTATACCAGGTCCCAACTGGCAGCTTCTTATTCTCCCACATCTTCCATATCTCCGGGCAGAACTGCTGTGAAAGGTCTACTTCCGCTCTCTCCAGAGCCAGGTTGCCTGCGTCATTGCTCTTAAAGATGGGATGGACTATATATTTGGGTGCAGGCTTGCCGAAATACGGGATACCCCAATAGTTGTCATCTCTTTCAACTACTATCTGTTCAGGAGAATAGCTCAGGAGCTTGTATGGCCCGGAACCTACGGGCTCAAAGTTTGGATCGTCTTTCAGTTTGCCCGCTGCCTCGATCTTTGACCAAATATGCTGGGGCACGATACGTATAGTGCCGAGATAATTTTCCACCAGACCACGATGAGGCTTAGCAGGATTGAGGCTGATACGTATGGTCCGGTCGTCAACAGCCTTCACCGAGCTTACGTAATCCCAAAATGGACTATAACTAAGGGCGTTTTTTTTCCCGAGTTCCATGGTATATACAACATCTTTTGAGGTGAGTGGTTTCCCATCCTGCCAGCGCGTCCCCTTATGAAGGGTTACCGTGAGGTTGAGCTTGTCTAGCCACTTGTAACTCTCCGCGAGTATAGGGTCGAGCTTTCCTGTAACAAGGTTGAAAGCGAAGAGCGTCTCATATATGTACTCTTCGTTCGGAACAGGCCAGGCTATCGTCCCCGCAAAGGGATTGAAGCTCGTAGGGGGGCCCCATTGCAGGCCGGCCTTATAAAGGGTTTGTTCTCTGGGTAGCCTAGCAGGCGCCTGGGCCCACGATATTGATGAACAAGCGAGGAGAAATGTGAGAACACCAATCAGGACGACATGGATCCGCGAAATCCTGGTCCTATTTGACATATGGAGATCTCACCATGCCTTTCTTATCGAATTATTTGACCTCGAAATAAAGAAAGTATGTCTCCGCTTCTTCCTCGGCCACCAAATATATGCACTCGACATTTAGTTAGATCGCCTGGCTGATAGAGTCGTTACACCTCCTTTCTCGGTAATCCAATTGTAACGATCGTCTGATGGGCCGGATTTCCGGCCTGATTACTCCTCCTTTAGAATGCAATGACGTATTATTATTTCTATAACTGTTGGAAAATTCCTTCTTGCGATTTTTCGGCAAATTATGTGCCACCGCTGCAAGATCTCGCAGGTATGCAAGCGTGGACTCTATGCCCTACCGCATGTGTATTTTTATTTTACTATTCTACATGGACCCAAGAATCCGCCGAATCTGCCAATAGTCTTCACGGTCAATGCTCTTCCCCATGGCGTTAGAGGCTTCCTCAATTTGGCTTGGATGCTTGATCCCGACGATAGCCACATGTACCCCGGGATGCATAAGTGTGGCGGCAAGCACGAGTTGGGTGATGGTCATATTGTACTTTTCGGCGATGGAGCCGAGGCTTGCCACACGAGATGCAAGCTGACGGAAGCGCTCACCCTGGAAATCTGGATGCGTAGCGCGAAGATCATTGAACGTCTCTGTTCCTTTGTACTTGCCAGTCAGCAGCCCGCGGTGTAGAGAGCTATATACAAGTACTCCAATCGATTCCGACTGGCAATACGGTAGAAGATCTGCCTCAATATGGGTATTCAATAGATCATAATCTGGCTGCGCAGTCGCATAATCGCCGTATCTCCGCGCCAGGCGCAGCTGTTCAACAGTGAAATTACTCACGCCATAAGCACGTATCTTACCCTGGCTCTTCAATCTTTCCAGTGCATCTGTAGTCTCTTCTATTGGTGTAATAGGATCGAAGGCATGGCACTGATAAAGATCTATGTAATCCATCTGCAGGCGCCGGAGGCTTGCCTCGCATTCTTTGAGAATATAGTCACGGGATAGATCTGGATGCCTG
This window of the Bacillota bacterium genome carries:
- a CDS encoding ABC transporter substrate-binding protein gives rise to the protein MSNRTRISRIHVVLIGVLTFLLACSSISWAQAPARLPREQTLYKAGLQWGPPTSFNPFAGTIAWPVPNEEYIYETLFAFNLVTGKLDPILAESYKWLDKLNLTVTLHKGTRWQDGKPLTSKDVVYTMELGKKNALSYSPFWDYVSSVKAVDDRTIRISLNPAKPHRGLVENYLGTIRIVPQHIWSKIEAAGKLKDDPNFEPVGSGPYKLLSYSPEQIVVERDDNYWGIPYFGKPAPKYIVHPIFKSNDAGNLALERAEVDLSQQFCPEIWKMWENKKLPVGTWYKKSPYHIPASIPSLFINIHKHPLDLPQVRRALAYAIDYEKIAETAMSRYSPPAQSSLLIPVGVPEKKYFNADDVKKYGWEYNPQKAVEILEKELKAKKGPDGIYVLPDGTRLGPFIAECPYGWTDWMTSLEVVAASARKVGIEIRTQYPDAPVWTDHRNTGNFDLLMNTPAGGYSPAHPWVRFRDVMDIRGVPPVGQVAYWNYNRYSNPKVGELLDKAAATSDEKELTEIYRELNQIFMKDIPIIPLEYRPWEFYEFNETYWTGFPTDDNPTAPPQHNFAGVKILYIIKPKK
- a CDS encoding aldo/keto reductase — encoded protein: MSLRVTLGRSGLSVSPVCFGTWQLSPKFWGTQSEDEIIAAMHRAFDVGVNFYDTADAYGDGLAETVLGKALKTLPRDQVVVATKVYHHFYPDGHRHPDLSRDYILKECEASLRRLQMDYIDLYQCHAFDPITPIEETTDALERLKSQGKIRAYGVSNFTVEQLRLARRYGDYATAQPDYDLLNTHIEADLLPYCQSESIGVLVYSSLHRGLLTGKYKGTETFNDLRATHPDFQGERFRQLASRVASLGSIAEKYNMTITQLVLAATLMHPGVHVAIVGIKHPSQIEEASNAMGKSIDREDYWQIRRILGSM